In the genome of Planctomyces sp. SH-PL62, the window GACCGCCGGGGCTCGTTGGTCGATCGAGGGCGGCTTCGAGTCGGCCAAGCAGGAGGCCGGGCTGGCCGACTACGAGGTCCGGAGCTCGACCGGCTGGCATCGGCACGTCACCCTGGCCCTCCTGGCCCATGCCGTCCTGGCGGCGATCCGAAGGCTCGCCGAGGGGCCGCCGAAAAAAAGTCGGCCCAGGAGCCGGAGTTGATCGCCCTGACGGTGCCCGAGGCCCGTCGGCTCCTGGTCCGCCTGTTATGGGGACGCCTGCCGGAGACCGACGAGGTCTTGGGTTGGTCGGTGTGGCGACGCGCCCACCAGGCGTTGGCGCGGCGATGGCCCATCCTCCCCCAGCCGCCGGCGACGGGGAGGAACACGCCCGGGGCCTCAGGCGATCAGGGCCTGCTGAAGTTCGGCGGAGAGGATCAGATTCCCGAACCCCAGATGCTCATGGGCGAGGGTCGCGAAGATGCGGCCGCCGACCCGGAAGTCGGCAGCCCCCATGTGCGCGCTCTCCTCGGCGTCGCCAAAGCCGAGGGCAAGCTCCTGGGAGTCGCTGGAGTCCATGAGCGTTGTCCTCATCCCGATTGTAGCGGCCCAACGTACCGATAGCTGTTCAACAAAACCCCCGTGGGCGTGGCCTGCGTGCTGACGAAGACGAGTCCGCGCGGGTCGACACTCTCCGAGAAAAGGCGTTTGCCCCGGCCCAGCAACACCGGGTACACCGCGAGAATGACCTCGTCGACCAGCCCGTGCTCGAACAGCATGGAAGTTAAGGTCGTGCTCCCGCTGACGACCAGGTCGGGGCCGTCGCCCGCCTTGAGGCCGCGAATCCCTTCCACGATGTCGGCCCCGAGGTCGCGGGCCGGGCCCCAGCCAAGGCTCTCCGGCCTGTGGGTGGCGACGTATTTCGTCGCGGCGTTCAGGCCGTCCGACATCGGGCTGCTCGGTGCC includes:
- a CDS encoding MmcQ/YjbR family DNA-binding protein, with protein sequence MDSSDSQELALGFGDAEESAHMGAADFRVGGRIFATLAHEHLGFGNLILSAELQQALIA
- a CDS encoding dihydrofolate reductase family protein; the protein is MRKVRIFAHVSLDGVISPSSQGEDSDHAHGGWTAPYRSPAGAALVTKSYGTGFDLLLGRRTYDLWSGFWPKAPSSPMSDGLNAATKYVATHRPESLGWGPARDLGADIVEGIRGLKAGDGPDLVVSGSTTLTSMLFEHGLVDEVILAVYPVLLGRGKRLFSESVDPRGLVFVSTQATPTGVLLNSYRYVGPLQSG